A genomic window from Agreia sp. COWG includes:
- a CDS encoding DUF1653 domain-containing protein — protein MDTVQPGPYRHFKGGLYEVIGEARHSETEELLVVYRSADGGMWVRPLAMFVAMTERDGVAVPRFARL, from the coding sequence ATGGATACCGTGCAGCCAGGACCGTACCGCCACTTCAAGGGGGGCCTCTACGAGGTGATCGGCGAGGCTCGGCACAGCGAGACCGAGGAGCTCCTCGTCGTCTACCGCTCGGCCGACGGAGGCATGTGGGTGCGTCCGCTTGCCATGTTCGTGGCCATGACCGAGCGTGACGGCGTTGCCGTTCCCCGGTTTGCGCGGCTGTGA
- a CDS encoding NUDIX domain-containing protein, with protein MTAPDGRTFWGTFGAAGLLVHDDRGVLLQHRVAWSHFGGTWGLPGGARHEGESAVEGALRESEEEAGVPASSLRLEFATILDLGVWSYTTIVARAADRFEAVIGDAESTELRWIPLSEVDTLPLHPGFAARWNFLRALIEQPVTVLVDTANVLGSRPTGWWRDRVGATSSLLRSISELSERGFRGSALDLDVDAVWPRVVAVTEGQAAAARTNGSAVDVVAASGSGDDAIVTAAIEATRAGSSVVVVTADAQLRERVVAVGARVLGPSWLWQQIDGNAPLG; from the coding sequence GTGACGGCCCCGGATGGCCGCACGTTCTGGGGCACCTTCGGAGCCGCCGGCCTTCTCGTCCACGACGATCGTGGCGTACTGCTTCAGCACCGCGTCGCCTGGAGCCACTTCGGCGGCACCTGGGGTCTACCGGGCGGCGCGAGGCACGAGGGGGAGAGTGCAGTCGAGGGCGCGCTCCGGGAGTCCGAGGAAGAGGCGGGTGTGCCCGCGTCTTCCCTGCGCCTCGAGTTCGCGACCATTCTCGATCTGGGCGTGTGGAGCTACACCACCATCGTCGCGAGGGCGGCGGATCGCTTCGAGGCCGTCATCGGTGACGCCGAGAGTACGGAGCTGCGCTGGATCCCCCTGTCGGAGGTGGACACGTTGCCGCTGCACCCCGGGTTCGCCGCACGCTGGAATTTTCTGCGAGCGCTCATCGAACAGCCGGTCACGGTACTCGTCGATACCGCCAACGTTCTCGGCTCGCGGCCGACGGGGTGGTGGCGCGACCGGGTAGGAGCGACGTCGTCTCTTCTGCGGTCGATCTCCGAGCTCTCCGAGCGAGGATTTCGGGGATCGGCACTCGACCTCGACGTCGACGCGGTGTGGCCCCGGGTTGTCGCTGTGACAGAGGGCCAGGCTGCCGCAGCGCGAACGAACGGCTCGGCTGTCGACGTCGTCGCCGCATCCGGTTCAGGAGATGATGCGATCGTGACCGCAGCCATCGAGGCCACGCGTGCGGGTTCCTCGGTCGTGGTGGTGACGGCTGATGCGCAACTGCGGGAGCGGGTAGTCGCGGTCGGGGCGCGAGTGCTCGGGCCATCGTGGCTGTGGCAGCAGATCGACGGTAACGCTCCACTCGGCTGA
- a CDS encoding FHA domain-containing protein, with product MNRARNETDTTLHFTGEFAAQLAALEAGVTAEELEAIAALPSGSALLIVRRGPNMGARFLLDSDSTLAGRHPEADIFLDDVTVSRRHASFTRRGTTFEVTDHGSLNGTYFDGVRVESAVLSDGAEVQVGKFRLTFYPSRLDVVAATGE from the coding sequence ATGAACCGCGCGCGCAACGAGACCGACACGACCCTGCACTTCACGGGGGAGTTCGCGGCCCAGCTTGCCGCACTCGAGGCGGGGGTGACGGCAGAAGAGCTCGAGGCCATAGCTGCACTTCCCTCGGGATCGGCGCTGCTCATCGTTCGTCGTGGGCCGAATATGGGTGCGCGGTTCCTTCTCGATTCCGATAGCACGCTGGCGGGGCGTCACCCCGAGGCTGACATCTTTCTCGACGACGTGACCGTGTCGCGACGTCATGCGTCGTTCACACGGCGGGGAACCACATTCGAGGTGACCGACCATGGGTCTCTGAACGGCACCTACTTCGACGGGGTCCGCGTCGAAAGTGCCGTGCTCTCCGACGGAGCCGAGGTGCAGGTCGGCAAGTTCCGCCTCACGTTCTACCCGTCGCGGCTCGACGTCGTCGCAGCCACAGGCGAATAG
- a CDS encoding MerR family transcriptional regulator, with protein sequence MAAQPAPARGSASPALLSIGQVLARLTPEFPDLSPSKLRFLEERGLVRPARTQSGYRKFCQQDVERIRLVLTMQRDRYLPLVVIKSYLDDVDAGLGPLFPGAQTDHGPSMLPSGRRLSRDELIREAGATPMLLQDAVSASVIMPGDTFGDDSLSVLKALVELQRCGIEPRHLRGFRAAAERELGLIESALIPVSRRKDPSSRARAAELAVEIAGQLEVVRSSLIRQALGRLVP encoded by the coding sequence ATGGCGGCGCAACCGGCGCCAGCGCGGGGCTCTGCATCGCCTGCGCTTCTCAGTATCGGTCAGGTGCTCGCACGGCTGACGCCGGAGTTCCCCGATCTCAGCCCCTCCAAGCTTCGCTTCCTCGAGGAGCGCGGCCTCGTGCGGCCGGCTCGCACCCAATCGGGTTACCGCAAGTTCTGCCAGCAAGACGTCGAGCGCATCCGGCTGGTTCTCACGATGCAGCGAGACAGATACCTGCCCCTCGTCGTCATCAAGTCGTATCTCGACGACGTCGATGCCGGTCTCGGTCCTCTTTTTCCGGGCGCCCAGACAGACCACGGCCCGTCGATGCTGCCGAGCGGTCGGCGACTCAGCCGCGACGAGCTCATCCGAGAGGCCGGCGCGACGCCCATGCTCCTGCAAGATGCCGTCTCGGCGTCGGTCATCATGCCGGGCGACACCTTCGGTGACGACAGCCTCTCTGTGCTGAAGGCGCTGGTGGAGCTGCAGCGTTGCGGTATCGAGCCTCGGCACCTGCGAGGATTTCGGGCCGCGGCCGAACGAGAACTCGGCCTCATCGAGAGTGCCCTTATACCGGTGTCTCGCCGCAAGGATCCATCGAGCCGGGCGCGGGCTGCTGAGCTCGCCGTCGAGATCGCAGGTCAGCTCGAGGTGGTGCGAAGCAGCCTCATCCGGCAGGCTCTGGGTCGACTCGTTCCGTGA
- a CDS encoding MerR family transcriptional regulator: protein MAELDADAGYRGAVAARAAGITYRQLDYWARTALVEPTVRGAAGSGSQRLYGFRDILVLKLVKRLLDTGISLQQIRTAIEQLREAGINDLAQTTLMSDGASVYLCTSNDEVIDLVSRGQGVFGIAVGKVLREVETTLVSIDSQVPDPMDELAARRATRKIS from the coding sequence ATGGCCGAGCTCGATGCCGATGCCGGGTACCGCGGGGCGGTCGCCGCTCGAGCCGCAGGCATCACCTACCGCCAGCTCGACTACTGGGCCCGCACGGCCCTGGTGGAGCCGACGGTCCGTGGCGCAGCCGGCTCTGGTTCGCAGCGGCTGTATGGCTTCCGCGACATCCTCGTCTTGAAGCTGGTCAAGCGGCTCCTCGATACGGGCATCTCTCTTCAGCAGATCCGCACGGCCATCGAGCAGCTTCGTGAGGCAGGCATCAACGACCTCGCCCAGACCACCCTCATGAGCGATGGTGCGAGCGTCTACCTGTGCACGTCGAACGACGAGGTGATCGACCTCGTGAGCCGCGGTCAGGGTGTCTTCGGCATCGCCGTGGGCAAGGTGCTTCGCGAGGTGGAGACGACCCTGGTGTCGATCGACTCCCAGGTTCCCGACCCCATGGACGAGCTCGCTGCGCGTCGGGCTACTCGCAAGATCTCCTAG
- a CDS encoding ParA family protein: MHVLSVSSLKGGVGKTTVTLGLASAAFAKGLRTLVVDLDPQSDVSTGMDIRVAGHLNVADVLASPKEKVVRAAIAPSGWTKDRGGKIDVLIGSPSALNFDGPHPSIRDIWKLEEALATVEADYDLVLIDCAPSLNALTRTAWAASDRVSVVTEPGLFSVAAADRALRAIEEIRRGLSPRLQPLGIIVNRVRSQSLEHQFRIKELRDMFGPLVLSPQLPERTSLQQAQGAAKPLHVWPGEGAQEMARNFDLLLERVMRTGRLGEYADAKATRN; encoded by the coding sequence GTGCATGTACTCAGCGTCAGCTCCCTCAAGGGAGGAGTGGGAAAGACCACCGTGACGCTCGGGCTCGCCTCGGCCGCGTTCGCCAAGGGCCTGCGAACCCTGGTCGTCGATCTCGATCCTCAGTCCGATGTCTCCACCGGTATGGATATCCGCGTCGCCGGCCACCTCAACGTGGCCGATGTCCTCGCGAGTCCGAAGGAGAAGGTCGTTCGCGCGGCCATCGCTCCGAGCGGCTGGACAAAGGACCGCGGAGGAAAGATCGATGTTCTCATCGGCAGCCCGTCCGCTCTCAACTTCGACGGACCTCACCCGAGCATCCGGGACATCTGGAAGCTCGAGGAGGCCCTTGCCACCGTCGAGGCCGACTACGACCTCGTGCTCATCGACTGTGCTCCGTCGCTGAATGCGCTCACCCGCACAGCATGGGCCGCCAGCGATCGCGTGAGCGTGGTGACCGAGCCCGGCCTTTTCTCCGTGGCAGCGGCCGACCGGGCCCTCCGTGCGATCGAAGAGATTCGCCGGGGTCTCAGCCCGCGTCTTCAGCCCCTGGGCATCATCGTGAACCGCGTGCGTTCACAGTCCCTCGAGCACCAGTTCCGCATCAAGGAGCTGCGCGACATGTTCGGTCCGCTCGTGCTGAGCCCTCAGTTGCCCGAACGCACCTCGCTGCAGCAGGCGCAGGGTGCGGCGAAGCCGCTGCACGTGTGGCCCGGCGAGGGCGCCCAGGAAATGGCTCGTAACTTCGACCTCCTGCTCGAGCGCGTCATGCGCACCGGACGTCTCGGCGAGTACGCCGACGCCAAGGCGACGCGCAACTAG